The Trypanosoma brucei brucei TREU927 chromosome 4, complete sequence genomic sequence ACTTTTGCACTCATCTTTGCTTTTGGTTTTGcaatcattttcttcttggtCAGAGCCATCTTGCGCCTGAGTCTTGCttggctgttttttttcacgtATTAGTTTCGCTGCACTGTAGTACCCCGCTGCTCGAAGGACTTTGATGGTTGGACCTACTTTGTTTAGAGCTACTGGTTTGTCTTCTCCAATAGAGCTTCCTGAAACCTCAATACTGTCTAGCAGATCTAGTACCCACCTTTGGAAGTCATTGCTTGTTTCGCCATAAAGTGTTTTTTCTAGGGTATCTACTTGGTTTTTAATTGTGGCTGTCGAGTATTTGGCATCTTCTTTGACTAAAGCTGTTGCCATTCTTTGTCGAAATTCCGCAGTTGTTGTCATCGTGAACGCTTTGTCGGCAGTGAATATGTACGGCAGGTCTGCGACGTTGTCCTCTAGCTCTTTAACGTCCTTCAGGAGCTGTGTTAGCTCAGTTTTTATGGGGATTGCGTTGCTTGCTTCGCCGTCCGTTGCTGCGTATTCACCGCCCTCGGCCACTTTGCGCTTGAAAGTGATGGCTGCTGTTGTGAGTGGTTTGCCTTGCAAGAGCATCATGTTGCTTGTTCCGCTGGACTTGTCATGGCATTGTTCGGTGGTTGCCGTCGTCCCCGCTGTGTAGCACAGTCGTGGGCCCTGTGTTAGTGTCGTAGTGTGCGGCGTTACCTTTAACTGTGACATTACAATGTTGTTTGTACCGTCTGCTGCTTGGCCGCCGCCGGGTACTGGCTGTCTTGTGTTATCGGCACTGAAGCACGCCCGGAATGTCTTGATGTTTAGGTTGAGTGATATTGCGTCGCCGTTATTGGCACTTATGAAACTTGCGACAGCTGCTGCCTCTTTTCGTTCGATCGCTGTTAATTCTAGGTCCCCCACAATGTCTTGTTGGGTTGACAAAGCCTGTAGGCTCCGGATCCCGCGAATTAATGCCGGTCCTTTGAACTGCAGGTTTTGTAAAGCGTTAGCTGCATCTTCAGCTACTGTCGCAGCTAATAAAACCAGTCCCGCTCCTTGTTGACTCCCGATCTTGTTTCCCGCTGCCGCCAATTTTGTGGCCATTTGCCATGCGGTGTTTGTTGCTTGCATGCTGTTTGTAAAAGCCGCAGAAGCTTCGCCCGCCATATGGTCGAGGTACGCCGCCGTGTCGCacgctgttgttattttggCATCGCGCTTGTGCAAGTCTGATGCCGCTGCCGCGATAGTTATTGCGAAAAAAGCTGTGAACTGTTGCTTTATTGCCATTTTGCGCACCTAACTGATTATTagattttttgttgcttggcTGCTACAGCTGTGAATAATGATAGGTTGAGTTGTTTTGTTCATCTCGAGTGTTAATGTTGATGTTTGTTCGGAAATTAATGCGGTAATGTGACTTTGGTGCCGGATAGATTTTTCAGCGCTCTTTCAGTTTGACATTTTGCTTTAATGAAATAAGCATTCTTTGGTTTTCACTGGCCATCGCGTAGCGGagcgtttgctttttttctagCGGTACGGTGCCTTCCGTTTCCGATGCCGACTGCAGCACGATTAGTGCCCTTTTTACCACTTTTAGCCGATCTCTGTTTGAAGAAATGCTTTGATAAACGGGTGTTTcggaaaaatgaaagagtaGCGTTACGGGTAAATTGTGGTTTCGAGCTAGTGTCGTTGTGTGTCTTTTGTACCCTTGGCCGCTGTTCTGTTCAAGCGTCATGACACGCGGTTTTATGGTATAGTTCTTTTCTGGAGTTGTTGTCGCGTATCGACAACAGTGGCTGTTGAAATAAATATGAGGGTTACTATGGGAAGTATCAGTGATgtcgatatatatattttaaatgCTTTAACTCCTCAACTAAGATCCTTGTATTTCACGTTTGGGTCGCCCATGCTCACGGTACGCTCAGTGGCTCGCGAACCCTGATGGTATTGCGAATTTTGTACAAAAGTATATCTTATTAAGCTAATATATTTCTGTATGTTAATCTGATTTGTATAATAAAGCATCTCTATCTATGACATTTAAAATTCAATGTCACTATATACTTTTACTGTATTCCATTTATTGTTTCGTGCGCGCAGCAACAATTACAAAATTACGAGGCCGCTTTTGTTCTACAAACGTCTGTTCTTATTTCGCACTGTTACTCCTGTTTATTGTCTGTTTTTATGTCATATTCTTCCAAATTGTCGCCAGGACAGCACCattttggttttattttcccttatAATGTCTATCAGTTCCACCTCAGTGTATATTGTTATGTTAATAAGTTGTTAATTGAATTGGCTTAACGCTTTGTCATTGAGCCAATAGGGGAGTGGAAGAGTATCAACACTAATTCTTTCTAATTCTTAGACATCCTTCACCACCTCATATATGAGGTACTTTAAGACGTTTCTGCACTTTTATTGTTCTATTCCTTTCTAAGATAATTTCTTAGTCTTCATagttttctaaaaaaaatcatctgATAATATTAAATTGCTTCCCACCAATGTTGACCATTATCACTATGTCTGATGAGAACATGACTTTAAAACTATTTTACACATGAAAAccccgtttttcttttttatttttctttacagCTGGATACTAGAATTCACAATAATGTTAAAAAGCACAGTCTTTACAGTCATCTGTGCAGCAaaatatattcatttttgAGTAAATTGTGGATCTGCTTCAGTTATTTATCCTCTGCCATTTCTTCTGTGATATACTGTTGTGCTTTAACTTTTTGAAGTCTGAAATTTCTTTCTTATATCCTTTTTTATCTTAGTTTCTGCATATAACGTAGCGATCCACTCTCCTCCTACATTTCCCTCTGTCTCTACCTCATTGTTCACTCCATCACCTTCTGAATATAATTATTTACATAttaatatttgtgtttgaagaAATACGTATACCAACTCTTTTTaaatctttttcttctctattttttaaaaataatattaaCTTTTATCTCTCCAATTCACCATCACTTTATTAGTCCTCTATCACCTTTGCCATTTTTAACTGCTTTTAGTTTGGCTCACCATTTAGTCATTGCcaccactcttattataatattcgtatatacactctcacaacattttcctatcattattattactattatcgtcattgttatcattattgtttctATTATAACGCGACTTATATCCTTCAACAGAATAAACAATTGTAAAAGCAACTCTCATTTTTCATAACCTATCACCATACTTGTTCGAATACAGAGGCCATTGTCATTCCAATTTTATAAAAAGTATTATAGTTTTCAACAATTTGTACATTCATATCAAACAGTGttgaaaaatatcaaactTTGGCAAAATCTCAAAATAGCAAAATATCGTAAATCGTAtatgatgaagaaaaaatcgTTAAAACTATATCAGAGTCAAAAAAGAACACCAATGGGAgtcaatttcttattgacgaggAAACTGGAATCACGGCATTTAAAGCCTTATCACCTCCACTCTTGTCTTCACCAATCCATCCGCATTTACGAGGTTGTCCTTCTTGAATTTCGTCATTAGCTTTCTCACACTCCTGTTTGTTGCCATAATCAGAGTACGTTTTACCTGTTTgctctcctgttccttctGTTGTGGTGTCTACTCAtgctttaggtttgcattcctGTGTTTTTGCATCATAGTCGCAGTCGATAGCTGAACATCATTctactgttttgtttgtggctgccttgcatttattctgtttttctgctgttggttgCCTGTTCGCGCCTGTAGAGGCCGTTTCTGCGCCGTGTACAGCGAACAAATCCCTCATTAATAAAAGCGACTCCATTTGTGTCTTGACGCTTTCGGCTTGTGAAATGAATCTGAGGCAATGTTTGAACGTCGAGCTTAGGGTTTGAAGGTGCGTTGCCGCGGCGTCGATCGCTGCTAGCCACCTTATCTGCTTGCCGGGTTTTAGTACCGCCGCGTAGTCTATGCACACTCTTTTCTGAGCTGTCTGGAACCGTGTTCCGCTCTGTGATGTGCACGCTGGAGAGTCGGTGTTTTCCAATACGAACGCTCCGTAAAACGTCCGCGCCGCTGCTTCGCTCTTAGCTAAGGTGGTTGGCCGCGTCCCTGCGTTTATTGCACCTGTGCCTAGCAGGCTAAGAAACTTCGCGGTCTCTGCGAATAGAGCAGTTTCTAGGTTTATTTTGCCTGTTGCAGCTGCTCCCTTCGCGCATTCTGCTTTTAGCTTTTGCCAGTTGCCTAGCGCCTTCGCGTTTCTGGCGTTGGCGGCGCCTATGTCTTGGAGTCCGCTAACGGCGTTTTGCGTACATAAGGTTGTTGTGCTACCGTTGTAGCCTGTGCACAAACAGACAGTGTCTGTTGCTAAAGTTGCCGAAGCTTTTTTGCCGCTTTCAGCGGCTGTTTTGGAGTTTGAATCGCGGTCGGTTTTTGCATCCATTGGGAAATTCGGACCGTCTGGTTCCAAGTCTGTCGTTTCTGCAgtgatttttcctttcactgACTGCGCGTATTCGGCCCCGTAGAGTGCCGTAAGCATCgccttttttgcttgctgccgctgctgatTCATTTGGTGTCTCAATGGTGCTAGAGCTGCGTCAGCTGCCAAGGCTTTATTTATTAGGTGGCTGAATTGCCGCCTGAGCTTTCCATTTTCCGCTTCTGTTGTTGGTGGTTTGTATTTTGAACTGAAGGGCTGTGCTGCGCCTTCgttgtttgttattttagCTGCAGCTGCTTGCATTTTCTTATATTGCTCTTCTGTTAATCCTGTGAAGTATCATTTAGtggtttgttcgttttgcAAGGCTGTAAGCTGCTTGGCTTGTGGTTGTGTTTTGAGGTTATCTagaatttctttttcggaAACTGTCAGATTTAGCTGCATTATTTCTGTCATTAAAGCTGGCATTTCATCATTTATCGCCGTTTGCTGGCCTGCGCCTGTAGCAGGTAGTTTTGGCTCTGCCACAGGTAATGCCAGCAACCTATAAATTGAGCAAAACGTGTGAAACACTCGGGAGTTCTCACCGACCGCATTTGCACGTTGTGATGAAAAAATAATCGCGACTGATAGCTCCAACAGAATCTTCCAGTGCATGGGTGGACAGCACTAGCGggagcaaaaataaacaaaggtTTGGAGCTTAGAAATATACAAAATTAGCCGTATCCTAGTGTTACAAAGAAGTTGGCGTAGAATGCACATTCATTGATGTCGCTTGCTGGTGAAAAGAGCACTTATTTTCTCAAAATAAGCTCGACCCTTAATAAGAACTCATAACAAACTATATTTATAATTTTAGGTTTTATGGGTTTTATATTAGgcatttttgtttcgcttACGCCTTGTATTCCTATTGACAGTATAGTGCCATCGATTTTACTGGGGTCGCAATCGTCGTTACTTCCAGCTTCTCGCCTGTCTTATTCGCACACTCTTTTATCTTGTCCGGTAATTGCGTTTATATCTGcacttgttttctttagATGTTCTTAATACATTCCTTTAATTCCACGTCTGTgtgcatttttttgtgaattATCTGATCATTGATTGTGTTCAACCTTTTGCCACTGAGCCAGCAGGGAAGGGCCTGAGTATCATTTGAAACTTTCGGCACTTTATAGAGTTATATGTGGCTTTATAATAAGCTATTGTAATCATTTGCCGCGTTTTTAGCCTTCTTCAGTTTTAAACGGCAATCGAGTAGTATCTCTGGTTTTTAAATCATGCTTTCCACAATATTATATTTTCTCTGACAAATGCTCTCTGCCGTCACTATAGAGTGCCCGAACGATTCGACATTAAGTAATTATTACCAAAATACTGTTCTTTCACTTCATCCTGCTCCTACTTCACAGTTGGATATTAGAATTTATCAACATATTTAAAAAGTACAGTTGCAAACATCACcgcagttatatatatatatatatatatatccattTGTATAAGAAATACACCGCTTCATTCTCTGTCTCCTATTCAACTTAATGCACTATTCTGTGATGTATTATGAAGCATTCTCTTGTTAAATTCATATTTATCACTCTTTCTGTTCGTATTTTGTTGCTCTTTCTACGGACAACGTATCATCTACAAGTGGCCTGACAACTGGTTTCTGTCTAACCATCATGTCCCCTATCATATTCTTGTGTGAAATAATCTACATCGTGATTTTCGAGCTTGAAATTCGATATATTCCACATCACTCTTTCAGCTTTGGATATTTGCGTTTCTTTCAATAATACTCCTCGTGTTCTTCCACTCTCTAGTGCTCACCCAATCGCTATCTCACCCTCATTGCAGAGTCATCATTGGTATAAGTTCTGCTATTTTGCTCACACCTTCATTCTTCCTCATTCCTATTATAacattcgtatatacacactcacaacaccctcctattattactattattattgcaaATACAACCCTAACTTTATATCtataaaaaaggggaaatagaataaattaatatattACCTATTTTAATATACAATCACCCTACTGGCGTACACACATGCCTCTGTCATACCAAAGTTTTACAAGTGaagtttttcaaaattttcaATGAATTGCACAATTTGCAAAGGGGTTGACAataagtgttaaaatatatcatatttaaaaaacattttaaaaaattctctcaaaatagcaatttttataaatttttatagatttcataaaattgagaaaaaGCTTTTACAAATAATTCGTAAAACTGTTATGCTATAAGAAAAttacaagcaaaaaagaggcCTTACTTAGAACAGAATTTATTCCCGTGGTGTATGTGGGGTTTCTATCATTTCCACCCGTttgcgctttttttttgcttcctttttgccttcctcactcaatgtgcacttttcccctcccgAATTTGTAGAAACGAAATGACAGCCTGGGGTGGCCGTACAGCCAGTTTCATTTTGGTCCCCTATGTCATTGCAAATTTTCTCTGGATTTTTCGAGGATTCTTTGTTAATTTGCTTTTCTAACTCAGAAATTCTGTCCTTTAACTTTCGTTGATTGACTGATTCGTAGTGGGTTAACACTATCGCCAGGTCTTTGAGTGACACTAGTGAGCTTAGAGCAACTGTTGTCCCTGGTTTGCCATTAGGGTCCATTACCTGCGTTTCTGCGAAGTCGGTGTTGTAGCTTTTAGGCATATTGGCGTCGCCACCGTAGCTATTTTCTATTGTTGTCTTCAGTGTCGATTGGTCTGTTGGTACTTCGTCCAGTCCTTTTACTAATCTAGCGAAAATTGGAGTGTATACGGCGTCTCCTTTGAGCTCTGATGTTTTTTTGAAGATATATTCTGTTGGCTGTTCCTGGGTATGTAGGTAGGCCGCGTGTGCCGCGTACAAAAAAGGATCTGAGTCTTTTAGTGCCGTCATCGTTTCGAGGCCCTTGGTTTCCATGCCTGTGCCTCCGATAAAAAATATTCCTCCGGCAAACTTGGGTTGGCCGGTGAGCGTTCGTTCGCCGCCGTTGGCACCTAGCAGTCTGTGGCTTGTCTTTCCTTGAGTAAGGTGGCAGGCATTGCTTGTTGTGTCCGTGATGGTGTTGGTGGCTCCGCTTTTTGCTAGCTCGCCAGATACGCCGCTCGCCGTGAACCCCGCCAGTGTTGGCTTCGTTGTCTGTAGCTTTGTATGAGCTAACTTACAACCTTGTGACTTACCTGAAAATGGGGTTGTCGGCGCTCTGTATGCATTACCGCCGCCTTCTGTTTCGAGGCAGCTTTGAGTTCCGGAGGCTGCCAGCAATCTGAGCCATTGCTCCGACGAAGTAGACTATTGCTCCCTGCAGCCGCGCGGCATCTCTTATAGATGTTGTTGACTTTGCCAAGCCAGCACCTTCCAGTTTGCTTAAAGCTATGTCTGCTTTCGCTAGGTAGTACGCCAACAAAGCAACATCTTCCTTAGACGACTCACCTTGTTTTTTCACTGCTATATAGATTCGTGTTCTCATGTACTGTTTCAAGTAGCTGTTGGCTGCCTTTGTGCTCATGTCTAGCTTGTGATTTGCCAGCTGTGCTACATTTTCTAGTTCACCAGCAAGCGAACATGCTGCTGTCCACTTCTCCTGTTTTATCCTGCCCGTTGCCGTCGGCGCCACCGCCGCCGGAAGCACTACAGCAAGTATAGCTACTGCTATTATAATTTGTCTTGAAGTAATATGCCACTTTTTTAAAACTAAGGAGATGTTTTGCCGATTTAAAGGAGAAAGCAGTGCGAGTTTTCCGATCGCTTCAAAAGTTCGCAGAAAAAGGTCGGCACCTCTTTGTGCTCGAACACCGGCATTTACCTACAGCGGAAGCCAGCACTTTGTGTGCCGGCGGTCGGACGGGGCCGCGACGGCGGTATATTTGGCTTTGCCGTGGGTGCTCCAGACACATCCGCGTCATTTCAGcagttttcctttatttatcTTGTGGTAGCTGTTGGCCTTGACACAGTGCATTaccgcttttgtttttcagcCTGCGTTCTATGCGTTAACTGGCTTTTAGCGACGAAATCCCctctaaaaacaaaatttctAACGGAAATTTGTCGCTTTTCggctcctctccttttttgattCAATACCGCATGTGCTATTTGctcttctgttttccttGGTCGCTTACTTCCTTCATCTACCTGACCTTGGTATAGTGTGTCAATCGATGTGCTTaccttgttgcttttttgaattaaaaaaacattagGTTATCCGAAGGTGTTCCACTTTTTTGAATTTAAGCTACATCATTCTATGTTTCTATCTCAAGTATCTGCCATTTGTGATTAGTGTGTGCTTCTAGTGCGGTCCAATCTATGTTGTATGTGGGCGCTTCGTCTATGAAACGCTGACATTTTACTTGTACGTGACGGTCCTGGGCCCTTTGCAGCATTATCATAGCTtattgtttgtcttttttgtcttctgtcAAGAAAAATGGTCCTGAATACGCCCGTTTTATCGACATTCCTTTATAAACGCCATGAATGCCACATCAGTGTGTAGTATTATACGACTTCGCAGTTTCTTGAATGGGTTCAACGGTTTGCCATTGAGTCGGTAGGGTTAGGGCAGAGTATCATTTGAAACTTTTTCCACATCATATGAAGGTCCCCCGTAGCTTGGTTCATGCGCTACGTTAAGTAGTTTCCGTGTTTCTATTGCTATTTTTCTGTCCATTGTAACTTATTAGTGGTACAAATTTAAAATCATCTTCCCGATAAAACTATACTGTTTCCAACAAATGTTGACTATCATTACCATTTCTTATGATAAGAATAATCCAACATTACCTTCGCACTTACTCAactttttttcactcctGTACCGTGGGCATCGCTGTATATTATGATCAACCATAAAGTTCAAATCCGCAGACTACACCATAATTTCTGAAACAGAATCTATACATAAGAAAAATGGTGAACATTATCTATTTTTCGTtgtcatttattttcctcttttttctgctaTGATGCATTTTGTTGTTACATTCTATATACCCCTTTTTTCCGTCTCATTTTTCTGGTTATGCTAACAACTAAGTGACTCGAGTTAACCTCTAAAATGGACTCGCTTATTTCATAATTGTGCCTTACATTATCCCCATCTGTATGattattttcattgttaCATTATCATGTAACACTTCAAATGATCCATTTCCCTTCCTTACATTCATTCCACTCACACATTCGAGTTAgtactttcatttttgttgtacatGTGTGTTTTTACCATCATCCtatttataatatttgtatacacacatccacaacacattcctattattattactatgcTAACTATTATCTGTAAAATAAGCAAAGTAAACAAATCAGAATATATCTTATATTTGGTACTCTATCAATTATTACGTTGCACCCATGAGCCATTGACATGCATATCACTAAAGATAAAGTTTATTAATTTTCACAGTTTCataaaaaaagtgttaaaatatttaaaaacagCTAGGAAGTTAaataaattttcataaaattgagcacaTATCCTTAAAATACGaccaaactcataaaagcagCGGAAATTAGAGACAGTTTAttattgacgagaaaactaccatttcgacacttctccttttctgACTCGTGTTCAGGTTCACCCTCTTTGCCCTTTCTAAGTTCACAATATTTCCTTTCGacttttttatcattttaaCAAGCGGTCTTATATTTGTGCCTTACACACCCAGTTTTGATtgctccttctgtttctgcttattttcctgctgcttgttttttcctgcctcactcaatgtgcactttttgctcttttcgcCTTCAGAGTTAAAAACACCCTTGACTCTCTAGTTTTTCACCCTCTTCTTGCTTATCCCTTCCTTTGGTATTgcattctttctccttttcgtctGTTGATTTTTTCTGCTGGCTTGTGGCcctattttttaattctGTCCCCAGATCTATTTTCTCTTTGGTGGATGCGATGGTTGCGCGCAGAAGAAGCGCTGTTAGTTTCTGTACGTCGTTGATTTTTCCTAGTGGTGTTGCTGCCTTCATTTCTAATGCGCCTGAGGTTATTTCATGTGCTTCCACTTCCTCTATGAACTCGGAAATGGCTGTGTTGAGTGGTTTTGAAAATAGTTGGTCCAGTTGCGGCTTCGTCTCACTGTCTGGGGCCGCTTCTTTGTTTAGCGCGATGTACGCTACAGCAGCCTTAAGATCGCTGTCAGCATCCGTTGTGAGTGTGGCATTGTCGTATTCTGCGCTGTTGACGTTCTTTATTTCGTTTGCGCCTGCTGCCGCGTCTTTCCAGGTCCTTGCGCTGGCGTCGTGTTCCGTTGCTAAGGTTGTGAGTTTGGCGCCTGTCAGTCTGCTGTCGCCCCGGGCCCCGCTGAAGATGCCGCCACCGTAGTAGACTGTTGCTGCGTCTTGTTGTGCCGTCTTCCCGAAGCCGGTTCCGCTGAGCGTCAAAAAATTGCAAGCTTtggtgcttgtttgtttcgtGCTTCCGGCTTCGGTTGGCAGCGGCTCCTCGCTGAAACCTTGTGGTGTTAGTATCGTCAGCTCGCTGTACGTTGGAGCCGGTGCCTTTCGTGTTAGCGAACATTCGGTGTCCCCGATTTTCCCATGTGTTTTGGCTACTGGGTTTCCGCTACCTGAGTCGCCGTTTACTAAGCAACCGTGTGAGCTGCTCTTGGTCTGCGCCATAAGTTCCAGCAGCTCGTCGACGCGGCCTTTGGCATACAGAGCCGCTGCCACTCCGTTTATAGCCTTCTTGCTTGCCGTCGTCAAGCCGGCAGTTGTGGCCGCGTCCGCCTTGCGGCTCAGCCAGAGAGCTAGTGTAGCTGCTTTTGTTCGTGCTGTGTCGTCTTGCGCTTCCGTTGCGTATATCTGCAATCGGAGCGGCGTCTGCTTGTTTTTAACCCTGATGGTGTTGAAAGCTTGCAGGCGCTCTGCCGCGTTGCcttgcactttgtttaattcTTCACTTATGGTGCAGAATTTGCTCCAGGCGCCCTTGTCAAGGCCATCTCCAGCCGCTTGCTGAGCTTGCCGTGCCGTGTAGTGAACACACGCCAGTGCCAAGAACAGGAACTTCATGGTATTGGCCTCCTCTAGTTTCTTTGGCCTTGGCCGCTATTaggcttcttttttttgtgaattcTGATTTGAAGCTTCTTGTTCGCCTTCTCTCTTGCAGAATAGAGTCAGATTCTGATTTGGGTGCGTGTCTTCGCTTTTTAGTTGTCTATTTGATAAGTAGTAGCTTTCTATTTTTTGGATTTCCGTTAAAGATCATGCCTGTAGTTcagttgctttttgtttttatggtTAGTGTTTGTGCAGTTCTGTTTGGTGAATTGTGAGAAGTACAGAACGTAGTTGTGGCTCCAAGTATTTTCCTGTGATGAACACTGCTGCATCCGTGGCCTGACGACAAGGGGGCTACATTTTAAGTACTTCTGCTTCGCCTTAAATGCCGGTTGCATTGTTACGCGACTCTTTATGTTTGATTCACTTCGATGCATTTTAGTCTGGAACAtgcctttcttctttaaGGGAATAGAGATGAATATGGTATCCGCTTTCATCTCAGTACACTTTGCCAATCACTCAGACAGCCCGCACGCATGTTGAAACAACATGGCAATCAGGGGtacggctgctgctctttttGCCATCACCTCGTCTTTGCCTGGCCGCCAGAAAGAACGATGACATCGTTAAGGTTGCAAAACTGCTGTTTTTCCTATTATGTACGGCTCAATTTGTAATTCTAGGAAACCTTTCACTGCTTTTACAAACTTTTCGGTGCCTGAATTTCTGTTTTTTAGTTTGTACGCGCCTTTAACTTGTGTGGAAAGCCGTTTTTGTCAGGATGCCCATACGGATAGTCTAGCTGGTTTCTCTATGGGGATACTTTCTCGATTTCTACGAGAATGCCAGGGTTCAACCATGTACAAGCACCCAATCCATCCTTGGCGAGCATCAATAAATATTTCACTCCATTCTGGCGGCAAGGTCCCACGATTAACCACCGAATACCTGGTGTTCCTTGTGACTGACTGCCAGCTGACAGCGGcatcaaattaaaaaataaaacgaccTTCCTCTATCGTTTAGTCTACCCATTTTGTTGTGATATGCAGCACAAGGTATCCTAGGCctgatatatcttttttctttgaaccGCATTGTAATGTATTGTGTCATTTCATtcaaccttttcttttttcttctattgttGTTACTACTTCTGAGAGTAGCATAACAGACCCCATCTTCAAGTTACGTTGAACCATGTTTCTTCATGATCACCACCTCGTTCTCCTTGTGTATATTGGTTACACCCTTCATCAACCCTACCTTTGGCACTGCGTACATTCACCATGctccccttctttgtttgctgcgTTTTCTTTGATAATATTCTACGCTCTCACTGTCCCTCTCACATGGTATCCCGCTCATTCACTATTTCCCGTTGCACATTTCTACTGTTTTAAGTGCTCCTATTTTTTAGGTCATTGGGTCTTCACCACTGTTCGTATTGGAATATTAGTATACCTACACTCataacactcttctatcatcatcattattatttttgtactTATCGTTACAATTATGGCCATCACTAATGtatacaaaaaaatcaaaatagAAATACGTTGAAAGAGCACTCATTATCCATACCTCATCACCATACTACTTTAACCCATAAACAACTTTAATACGTGTTTTT encodes the following:
- a CDS encoding variant surface glycoprotein (VSG, atypical), putative; its protein translation is MAIKQQFTAFFAITIAAAASDLHKRDAKITTACDTAAYLDHMAGEASAAFTNSMQATNTAWQMATKLAAAGNKIGSQQGAGLVLLAATVAEDAANALQNLQFKGPALIRGIRSLQALSTQQDIVGDLELTAIERKEAAAVASFISANNGDAISLNLNIKTFRACFSADNTRQPVPGGGQAADGTNNIVMSQLKVTPHTTTLTQGPRLCYTAGTTATTEQCHDKSSGTSNMMLLQGKPLTTAAITFKRKVAEGGEYAATDGEASNAIPIKTELTQLLKDVKELEDNVADLPYIFTADKAFTMTTTAEFRQRMATALVKEDAKYSTATIKNQVDTLEKTLYGETSNDFQRWVLDLLDSIEVSGSSIGEDKPVALNKVGPTIKVLRAAGYYSAAKLIREKKQPSKTQAQDGSDQEENDCKTKSKDECKSGKCELKGGKCVEKEEVKVEGAGTQGTQNATGRNLFIINKALFCLQFLFLG